A window of Candidatus Palauibacter australiensis contains these coding sequences:
- a CDS encoding nitroreductase family protein translates to MTDGGTYRPVPLATFTRRGEEEMLRRAQAFRDEVRRRRTVREYSDEPVPEEVIDACIEAAGTAPNGANRQPWHFVVVRDAEVKRRIRVEAEKEERDFYEHRAPAAWLEALAHLGTDEHKPFLETAPVLIAIFAESYEVRGGEKLKNYYVTESVGIATGILITALHHAGLATLTHTPSPMGFLNEVLDRPRNERPFLLLVVGYPADDALVPDITKKPLDRIASRR, encoded by the coding sequence ATGACGGACGGCGGAACGTACCGTCCCGTTCCGCTGGCGACGTTCACGCGGCGCGGAGAGGAGGAGATGTTGCGTCGCGCGCAGGCCTTTCGCGACGAAGTGCGACGGCGCCGGACGGTCCGCGAATACTCCGACGAGCCCGTTCCCGAGGAGGTCATCGACGCCTGCATCGAGGCGGCGGGGACGGCCCCCAACGGCGCGAACCGGCAACCGTGGCACTTCGTCGTCGTGCGCGACGCCGAGGTGAAGCGCCGGATCCGAGTGGAAGCGGAGAAGGAGGAGCGGGACTTCTACGAGCATCGCGCACCGGCCGCGTGGCTCGAAGCGCTCGCCCACCTCGGAACGGACGAGCACAAACCCTTCCTGGAGACGGCGCCTGTCCTCATCGCGATCTTCGCGGAGAGTTACGAAGTGCGCGGCGGGGAGAAGCTCAAGAACTACTACGTAACGGAGTCCGTCGGCATCGCCACCGGGATCCTCATCACGGCGCTGCATCACGCGGGGCTCGCCACCCTCACCCACACCCCGAGCCCCATGGGCTTCCTGAACGAGGTCCTCGACCGCCCCCGCAACGAGCGGCCCTTCCTGCTGCTCGTCGTGGGCTATCCGGCGGACGACGCGCTCGTCCCGGACATCACGAAGAAGCCGCTGGACCGCATCGCCTCCCGCCGCTAA
- a CDS encoding amidohydrolase family protein, whose product MKMSRVLAAFAAVATVLADPVAAQSYGRLSEETRAYVAVRGPTVALEHVRVIDGTGGPVLEDQTVLLRDGRIAAVGPASSIAVPEGADRHDLGGHTVIPGMVGMHDHLFYTSVGGRRVQLGYSAPRLYLGSGVTTIRTTGSFTPYADVHLKDAIDRGDSPGPRIHITAPYITGSTGSPHQARMTSPEQARRFVEYWAEEGATWVKAYTSIGSAELGAAIEEAHRLGLRVTGHLCSVSFQEAVALGIDNLEHGMLTASDFVPEKEPDRCPGNVMQRAGSSDPTGPIAMETIEAMVEAGVGLTATLSVYEAFFPDRDVVDERTLELMAPDLRDAYLDERGRIQEMGPDPENFQNELRFEKAFVDAGGLLASGVDPTGNGGALPGFGNQRNFELLLEAGLTPAQAVQVVSANGAKILGVDDELGTVEAGKLADLIVLAGDPGSDPSAIRAVRWVFKDGVGYDSQELIQATRGLVGVR is encoded by the coding sequence ATGAAGATGTCCAGAGTGCTCGCCGCCTTCGCGGCTGTCGCGACCGTGCTTGCCGACCCCGTGGCCGCGCAGAGCTACGGTCGCCTGTCCGAGGAAACCCGCGCCTATGTCGCCGTGCGGGGGCCGACCGTGGCGCTCGAACACGTCCGCGTGATCGACGGCACCGGCGGGCCGGTCCTCGAAGACCAGACCGTGCTGCTGCGCGACGGACGCATCGCCGCCGTTGGCCCCGCCTCGTCCATCGCCGTGCCGGAGGGCGCGGATCGTCACGACCTGGGCGGCCACACCGTGATCCCCGGGATGGTCGGCATGCACGACCATCTGTTCTACACCTCCGTCGGGGGGCGGCGCGTGCAGCTCGGGTACAGCGCGCCGCGGCTCTACCTCGGTTCCGGCGTCACGACGATCCGCACGACCGGGAGCTTCACTCCCTACGCGGATGTCCACCTGAAGGACGCGATCGACCGCGGCGATTCGCCCGGCCCCCGCATCCACATCACGGCGCCGTACATCACCGGCTCGACGGGCTCGCCCCACCAGGCCCGCATGACCTCTCCCGAACAGGCGCGGCGTTTCGTCGAATACTGGGCGGAGGAGGGAGCCACGTGGGTTAAGGCGTACACGTCCATCGGGAGCGCTGAACTGGGGGCGGCGATCGAGGAGGCGCACCGCCTGGGCCTCCGCGTCACCGGACACCTGTGTTCGGTGAGCTTCCAGGAAGCCGTCGCGCTCGGGATCGACAACCTTGAGCACGGGATGCTCACGGCGTCCGATTTCGTGCCGGAGAAGGAGCCGGACCGTTGTCCCGGCAACGTCATGCAGCGGGCCGGCAGTTCAGACCCCACGGGGCCCATCGCGATGGAGACGATCGAGGCGATGGTGGAGGCGGGCGTGGGGCTCACCGCCACGCTCTCGGTCTACGAGGCGTTCTTTCCCGACCGCGACGTCGTGGACGAGCGGACCCTCGAGCTGATGGCTCCGGACCTCCGGGACGCCTACCTGGACGAGCGCGGGCGCATCCAGGAGATGGGACCGGATCCCGAGAACTTCCAGAACGAACTGCGTTTCGAGAAGGCGTTCGTCGACGCCGGCGGGTTGCTCGCCTCGGGCGTCGATCCCACGGGCAACGGCGGTGCGCTCCCCGGCTTCGGGAATCAGCGGAACTTCGAGCTTCTGCTCGAGGCCGGACTCACGCCGGCGCAGGCGGTGCAGGTGGTCAGCGCCAACGGCGCGAAGATCCTCGGCGTGGATGACGAACTCGGCACCGTGGAGGCCGGGAAGCTGGCCGACCTCATCGTTCTGGCCGGCGACCCCGGGAGCGATCCGAGCGCGATTCGGGCGGTCCGCTGGGTGTTCAAGGACGGCGTGGGGTACGATTCCCAGGAGCTGATTCAGGCGACGCGGGGCCTCGTCGGCGTCCGCTGA
- a CDS encoding amidohydrolase family protein, whose protein sequence is MRKFIAAPVALAALLAPAHLSGQSAAELGDATSEFVSIAGPTVALTGVKVIDGTGSGARTNQTVVIEGNRIAAVGPAGAVEIPPGAEVRELPGHTVIPGMIGLHNHMFFMGAGGRMAQGNISSPRLYLAAGVTTIRTTGSVSPYADLNVKSNIERGLAPGPRMHVTAPYVTGPNPALGDMAQVNSPEEARRFVRYWAGEGASWIKAYTTIRRAELAAVIEEAHAQGLRVTGHICSITFQEAVDMGMDNIEHGFGTATDFDPRKQPDECPPNSMVTVGEEGDPTGEIARALILSMVENDVGMTSTMAVIEPMTKGRAVLDERTLEAMAPEVREDYLETVDAIEANPEWPMTEAHLQKHMAFERGFVEAGGVLAAGVDPTGIGGAIAGFGDQRNYELLIEAGFDASTVVRIVSANGARIMGVDDELGTIEAGKLADLVVLRGDLESDAAIIRNVTVVFKDGVGYDSEKLIDSVKGMVGIR, encoded by the coding sequence ATGAGAAAGTTCATCGCGGCCCCCGTCGCGCTCGCGGCCCTTCTCGCTCCGGCTCACCTGTCCGGACAGTCCGCGGCCGAACTCGGCGACGCGACCTCCGAGTTCGTCTCCATCGCCGGGCCGACGGTCGCCCTCACCGGCGTCAAGGTCATCGACGGGACCGGGTCCGGCGCCCGGACGAACCAGACCGTCGTGATCGAGGGGAACCGGATCGCCGCCGTGGGTCCCGCCGGCGCGGTAGAGATCCCGCCGGGCGCCGAGGTCCGCGAACTGCCGGGGCACACCGTGATCCCGGGGATGATCGGGCTCCACAACCACATGTTCTTCATGGGCGCCGGGGGCCGGATGGCTCAGGGCAACATCTCCTCCCCGCGCCTCTATCTCGCGGCGGGAGTCACGACGATCCGCACGACGGGCAGCGTCTCGCCCTACGCGGACCTCAACGTCAAGTCGAACATCGAGCGCGGGCTGGCGCCGGGACCCCGCATGCACGTGACCGCGCCGTACGTCACGGGGCCCAACCCGGCCCTGGGCGACATGGCGCAGGTGAACTCGCCCGAGGAAGCGCGCCGCTTCGTCCGCTACTGGGCCGGGGAGGGCGCCTCCTGGATCAAGGCGTACACGACGATCCGCCGCGCCGAACTCGCCGCCGTCATCGAGGAAGCGCACGCGCAGGGCCTCCGGGTCACGGGGCACATCTGCTCGATCACCTTCCAGGAAGCCGTGGATATGGGGATGGACAACATCGAGCACGGCTTCGGGACGGCGACGGACTTCGATCCGCGCAAGCAGCCGGACGAGTGTCCGCCCAACTCGATGGTCACCGTGGGAGAGGAGGGGGACCCGACGGGGGAGATTGCGCGGGCGCTGATCCTCTCCATGGTCGAGAACGACGTCGGGATGACCTCGACGATGGCCGTGATCGAGCCCATGACGAAGGGACGCGCCGTCCTCGACGAGCGTACGCTCGAGGCGATGGCTCCCGAGGTGCGGGAGGATTACCTGGAGACGGTCGACGCGATCGAGGCGAACCCGGAGTGGCCGATGACGGAGGCGCACCTCCAGAAGCACATGGCGTTTGAGCGCGGCTTCGTCGAGGCCGGGGGCGTGCTCGCGGCGGGCGTGGACCCGACGGGGATCGGGGGCGCCATCGCGGGCTTCGGAGACCAGCGCAACTACGAGCTTCTCATCGAAGCGGGTTTCGACGCCTCCACGGTCGTCCGGATCGTCAGCGCGAACGGTGCCCGCATCATGGGCGTGGACGACGAGCTTGGAACGATCGAGGCCGGCAAGCTTGCGGATCTCGTCGTGCTCCGGGGCGACCTCGAGTCAGACGCCGCGATCATCAGGAACGTGACCGTCGTGTTCAAGGACGGCGTGGGCTACGACTCCGAGAAGCTCATCGACTCCGTGAAGGGGATGGTGGGGATTCGGTGA
- a CDS encoding multicopper oxidase family protein, with protein sequence MTPGARRSSEGGAGPAAAAALGAAGALCGALWLWVGEAPPGMSPPREARQEASPCTPGAEQGEAASPDLYCMALFPTPRVPDATGTVELRRPPGPFSVGVTPDGRLLYDAVISTELPPPSTLGPYDRYVAWASTQVLWPIERLGEVPARGRAEVGQVEFNKFLILVTAESGAESGAEPGAAGGLGPEPEGPYVLRAQSPSSRMQPADFLEFALGASRTPPGEMAMDDAWGGVPMPEGVMMLPSLMELRPDVQPWLPGDGWEGEIVDARPRELIELADGDSLALDAVYVRRRIGSRELLGYGFNGQIPGPLLWVPEDATVTIGFTNRIDWPTAIHWHGLRLDNRFDGVPGLTQEIVAPGESFRYTVHFPDPGLYWYHPHHREEVQQDLGLAGNLMVRSEDPDYFSPVHREEVVMLDDLLLGEHGIVPFGLERATHALMGRFGNTMLVNGRPDYALDVERGSVVRFYFTNASNTRTFNLSFGGAPMKLVGADVGNFEREEWVESVIIAPAERYIVHVAFPESGRYPLLNRVQGIDHIGGSFFPEEDTLGVVRVGAADATPDLSATFEALRENVRARDEIAPYRPLFDRPVDLTLELDMSTRGLPLVVERLMQVDSAYFHPVEWSGTMPMMNLISTPENVSWTLREPSTGLENEAIRWTFRVGDVVKLRIRSRRETLHQMQHPIHIHGQRFLALATNGVPHDNLAWKDMVVVPVGGSVDLLLELSNPGQWMLHCHIAEHLEAGMQMVFTVEP encoded by the coding sequence GTGACCCCCGGGGCCCGGCGGTCATCGGAGGGCGGCGCCGGCCCGGCCGCCGCCGCGGCGCTGGGTGCCGCCGGGGCGCTGTGCGGGGCGCTCTGGCTGTGGGTGGGCGAGGCGCCCCCGGGGATGTCGCCGCCGCGGGAGGCTCGGCAGGAGGCCTCTCCCTGCACGCCCGGCGCGGAGCAGGGGGAAGCGGCGAGCCCCGACCTGTACTGCATGGCTCTGTTCCCGACGCCCCGCGTCCCGGACGCGACCGGCACGGTCGAGTTGCGCCGTCCCCCGGGGCCGTTCTCGGTGGGGGTGACGCCGGACGGACGGCTCCTGTACGACGCCGTGATCTCGACGGAGCTTCCGCCCCCGTCCACGCTCGGTCCGTACGACCGTTACGTCGCCTGGGCGTCGACCCAGGTGCTCTGGCCCATCGAGCGGCTCGGGGAGGTTCCGGCGCGCGGGCGCGCCGAGGTGGGGCAGGTCGAATTCAACAAGTTCCTCATCCTGGTCACGGCGGAATCCGGCGCGGAATCCGGCGCGGAACCCGGCGCGGCCGGGGGACTGGGCCCGGAGCCCGAGGGTCCCTACGTGCTGCGAGCACAGTCGCCTTCCAGCCGCATGCAGCCCGCCGACTTCCTCGAGTTCGCGCTGGGCGCCTCGCGGACCCCCCCCGGCGAGATGGCGATGGACGACGCGTGGGGCGGCGTGCCGATGCCCGAAGGGGTCATGATGCTCCCGTCGCTCATGGAGCTGCGGCCGGACGTGCAGCCCTGGCTGCCGGGAGACGGCTGGGAAGGCGAGATCGTCGACGCCCGCCCCCGCGAGCTGATCGAACTTGCCGACGGCGACTCGCTCGCCCTCGACGCCGTCTACGTGCGCCGCCGCATCGGCAGCCGCGAACTCCTGGGTTACGGCTTCAACGGACAGATCCCCGGGCCCCTCCTCTGGGTCCCCGAGGACGCGACGGTCACGATCGGCTTTACGAACCGCATCGACTGGCCGACCGCGATCCACTGGCACGGACTGCGGCTCGACAACCGCTTCGACGGCGTCCCGGGCCTGACGCAGGAGATCGTGGCCCCCGGCGAGAGCTTCCGCTACACAGTGCACTTCCCCGACCCCGGCCTCTACTGGTACCACCCGCACCACCGCGAGGAAGTCCAGCAGGACCTGGGACTGGCCGGCAACCTCATGGTCCGGTCAGAAGATCCCGACTATTTCAGTCCCGTCCACCGCGAGGAGGTCGTGATGCTCGACGACTTGCTCCTGGGCGAGCACGGGATCGTCCCCTTCGGTCTCGAGCGCGCCACCCACGCGCTCATGGGCCGCTTCGGCAACACCATGCTGGTGAACGGGAGGCCCGACTACGCGCTGGACGTGGAGCGCGGCTCGGTCGTCCGTTTCTACTTCACGAACGCGTCGAACACGCGGACGTTCAACCTCTCCTTCGGCGGAGCGCCCATGAAGCTCGTGGGCGCCGACGTGGGCAACTTCGAGCGGGAGGAATGGGTCGAGAGCGTGATCATCGCGCCGGCGGAGCGTTACATCGTGCACGTCGCCTTCCCCGAGAGCGGGAGATACCCCCTTCTGAACCGGGTGCAGGGGATCGACCACATCGGCGGCAGCTTCTTCCCGGAGGAGGACACGCTGGGCGTCGTTCGCGTCGGCGCGGCCGACGCCACGCCGGATCTGAGCGCGACTTTCGAGGCGCTGCGGGAGAACGTGCGCGCGCGCGACGAGATCGCGCCCTACCGCCCCCTCTTCGACCGGCCGGTGGACCTCACCCTGGAACTCGACATGTCGACGCGCGGCCTCCCGCTCGTCGTCGAGCGTCTCATGCAGGTGGACTCGGCGTACTTCCACCCGGTCGAGTGGTCGGGAACGATGCCGATGATGAACCTGATCTCGACGCCCGAAAACGTGTCGTGGACGCTGCGCGAGCCCTCCACGGGGCTCGAGAACGAGGCGATCCGGTGGACCTTCCGGGTGGGCGACGTCGTCAAGTTGAGGATCCGGAGCCGCCGCGAGACGCTGCACCAGATGCAGCATCCGATCCACATCCACGGCCAGCGCTTCCTCGCCCTCGCCACGAACGGCGTGCCGCACGACAACCTCGCCTGGAAGGACATGGTGGTCGTCCCCGTGGGCGGTTCGGTCGACCTCCTGCTCGAACTCTCGAACCCCGGCCAATGGATGCTGCACTGCCACATCGCCGAGCACCTGGAGGCGGGCATGCAGATGGTGTTCACGGTGGAGCCGTGA
- a CDS encoding SDR family oxidoreductase, translated as MDLGIAGRVALVAASSKGLGRAVAEELAAEGAHLLMCARGEAALAEAAASADARGPGDVVGIPADLSDPRAVAGLVEAAMTRFGRVDILVNNAGGPPAGEFEDHDRAAWKAAVRLNLESALDLTRAVLPGMKERGWGRILNITSVAVKEPVDGLILSNSVRAAVTGFAKTLSNEVAAFGVTVNNVLPGFTRTARLEQLAAVRAEAGGISTDEVEAGWNAAIPARRLGDPREFAAVVAFLASERASYVTGVSIAVDGGRTRSLQ; from the coding sequence ATGGACCTCGGGATCGCGGGCCGCGTCGCCCTCGTGGCCGCCTCGTCGAAGGGGCTTGGCCGCGCCGTGGCGGAGGAACTGGCCGCCGAAGGGGCGCACCTGCTGATGTGCGCGCGCGGGGAGGCGGCGCTCGCGGAAGCCGCGGCCTCCGCCGACGCACGCGGGCCCGGCGATGTCGTCGGGATCCCGGCCGATCTGTCGGACCCCCGGGCGGTGGCCGGCCTCGTCGAAGCGGCAATGACCCGCTTCGGACGCGTGGACATCCTCGTGAACAACGCGGGCGGGCCCCCGGCGGGGGAGTTCGAGGACCACGACCGGGCGGCGTGGAAGGCGGCCGTACGCCTCAACCTCGAGAGCGCTCTCGATCTCACCCGCGCCGTCCTGCCCGGCATGAAGGAGCGCGGCTGGGGGCGGATCCTGAACATCACGTCGGTCGCCGTAAAGGAACCGGTGGACGGCCTGATCCTCTCCAACAGCGTCCGCGCCGCCGTGACCGGATTCGCAAAAACCCTTTCGAATGAGGTCGCTGCGTTCGGCGTGACGGTGAACAATGTGCTCCCGGGCTTCACGCGCACCGCGAGGCTGGAGCAACTGGCCGCCGTGCGCGCCGAAGCCGGGGGCATCTCGACCGACGAAGTGGAGGCGGGGTGGAACGCCGCGATCCCCGCAAGACGTCTCGGCGACCCGCGCGAGTTCGCCGCAGTCGTGGCGTTCCTCGCCTCCGAGCGTGCCAGCTACGTGACGGGCGTTTCCATCGCCGTCGACGGGGGCCGCACGCGGTCCCTCCAGTGA
- a CDS encoding cupin domain-containing protein: MSEAKPRHFRWDELPWERVTGQLGRRMVTGDRAMIAQVLLEEGAVVPTHSHENEQFTYILEGALHFWLGEDGRDEVVVRAGEILHIPSHVPHKAVALEKTLDLDIFCPPRADWLDGTDSYFHDTDD; this comes from the coding sequence ATGAGCGAAGCGAAGCCCCGGCACTTCCGCTGGGACGAGTTGCCGTGGGAGCGCGTGACCGGGCAGTTGGGCCGGCGCATGGTGACGGGAGACCGGGCCATGATCGCGCAGGTCCTGCTCGAGGAGGGCGCGGTCGTTCCCACGCACTCGCACGAGAATGAGCAGTTCACATACATCCTCGAGGGCGCGCTGCACTTCTGGCTGGGCGAGGACGGGCGCGACGAAGTCGTCGTACGGGCGGGCGAGATCCTCCATATTCCCTCCCACGTCCCACACAAGGCCGTCGCGCTCGAAAAGACACTGGATCTCGACATTTTCTGTCCCCCCCGTGCGGACTGGCTCGACGGGACGGACTCCTACTTTCACGACACGGACGACTGA